TTCCAGCTCGGCCAGTTGCTGCAGCTTGGTGGTCGCCTCGACGTACTGGGCGGCGTTGGTGTCGCGGGCGCTCTTCAGGGAGGAGATTTCGGCGACCAGCTGGGCCTTCTCGGTCACCAGGGTCTGGTAGACCGGGTTGGGACCCATGCGGCGGGCGCCGGGCGCGGTCGTGCGGCCGGCGGCGACGGCGGCCTCCAGGGTGCGGATCTGGGCGTCGATGTTCTGCAGGGTCTGGCTGTCGGGGGTGTAGCGGCTGCGCAGGTCCTCGCGCTGTACCTTCAGCTTGGCCAGTTGGTCGGAGTCGGCGGTGTTGACGTCGCTGTAGAGGGTGGTGGTCGGCGAGAAGCCGGTCAACTGGGTCTCGAGGCCGGCCAGGCGTCCCTGACGCTCCTGGATGCTGGCTTCCAGCGTGTAGCGTTGGCCTTCCAGCTGGCCGATCAACTGGGTCATGCTGGCCTTGGTGGCGGCGAAGTCGCCGAGATTGTTGTTCTGCAGGAACTCCTGATAGGCGGTGTCGGCCTGCGCCAGCCGCTCCTCGAACAGCACCCGCTGGCGCTCCAGGGCCGGCGAGGCGGTCTGGACCAGGACGGTGCGGCGGTAAGTGAGGTACTCCTCCAAAAACGTATTCAGCACCCGGGCGGCGACGGCCGGGTCCTCATGCTCGAAACTGATGCGGATGACCGGGTTCTGCGGCGTGGTCGCCACATTCATGCTCTCGCCCATGTCCTGCACCGCCTTGGCCAGGATCAGCGGCTTCTCGGCGGCCGGGGCGGCGTCGTAGACCTTCCCGGCGGCGGGGTAGACATTGGCCAGGCCGAGCTTGCGCAGGGTGCGTTCACGCAGCTGCGCCGACAGCAGGATCTCGGCTTCCGAGGCCACGAGGCTGTCGGTGTCGGGCACCGCGCCGCGGGCGGCGTCGCCGGCCCGGGGCTCGTAGACATATTCCTGGCCCAGCTGGACCAGCACGCTGGAGCCGGCGGTGTAGGACTTCTTGAGGGTGAAGGAGAAGCCGGCCCCGATGACGAACAGCAGCAGGAAGACCAGGAGCATCAGCCCCTTCTCGCGCCACAGCAGGGTGACGAAGTCGGACGGCGCATAGCGCGGCCGACCGGCCCAGTCGGCGCGGGCCGGCGGATCATGCGGTACGGTGGTCCAGTTGCCGGCGTAGGCCATGCGATTCTGCGAAACGCCCTCTCTTCACGGGCACCCTCGCGCGGGCGGCATTAACGGTCCGTTACCCATTCTCCTTAACCTTTGCCCCATGATCCGCGCGCGCCGTCTTGTTGCAGCTTTCAGTGTCCTGGCCATGGCCAGCGCGCCTGTCGCCGCCAATGCCTGGTGGCCCTTCGGCGGCAAGGACAAGGACCGCCCGACCGCCGCCCCCAGAGGACAGGCGTTTCCCGACATCGCCTATGCCGACTGGAGCGAGGCCGAGCCGGCCTATCGCGTTTATCCGGGCGACGAGCTGGAGATCTCCATCGCCTCGGCCCCGGAGCTGAACAAGACCGGCTTCATCCAGCCGGACGGGCGAATCGCCCTGCCGCTCGTCGGCCCGGTGATGGTCGCCGACCGTACCCTGCCCGAGGTCGAGGCGGCCCTGGCCCAGGCCTATTCGCGGGAACTGCTGCGGCCACAGGTCACGGTCGGCGTGAAGACCGCCCAGCCCCTGAAGGTGTTCGTCTACGGAGAGGTCGAGAAGGCCGGCATCTACGACATGCCTGGCGACATCAATTCGCTACAGGCGGTGGCCATGGCCGGCGGCTTCAAGACCAGCGCCAAGCGCAAGCAGGTGGTCATCCTGCGCCGTACCGCCGACGGGCGGTTCATGCGGCGGACGGTGGATCTGCTGAAGGGATCGAACCAGGGCGGCGCGGACCTTGTGCCGCTGCGCCGCTTCGACCTGGTCTATGTGCCGCGCAGCGAGGTGGCCGAGGCCAACCTGTTCCTGCAGCAGTACTTCCGGGACCTGATCCCGATCAGCTTCGGGTTCAGCTACGACCTGAACCCGAACAGCAACAACTAGGTTAGGCCCGGGCCAGCCATTCGCGCGCCTGGCGCTGGGCTTCGGCGACCTCGTCCGAGGCCATCTCCTGGCTCAGTTCCTTGCGGTACAGCCGCGCTTCCATCGAGCCGCGCATCGCCGCGAGGTTGAACAGCATGTGGGCCGAGACGTAGTCGAGCGGCGCGCCGCCCTGACCGGTGGAATAGAGCATTCCCATGCGGAACAGCTCGTCGCCCGAGGTGTCCGGCCCCGGCAGGGGCAGGTGGGCTTCGGTTTCGTGGCTCATCATCATGATGCCGTATCCCGTGTTTGGCGCCGTTCTGGCGGCCGGTTCGCGTTGATCACGGATACGAGCAAAGAGCCGCGTCTCTGAATTCAAGGTTAATCGGATGCGCCGCCGCGACATTTTGGGCGATTTTTTCCGGAATAGTTTCAGCCTGTTAGGACGCGGGTAAGGGACTGGTAGCGTTACGTTCACACGCCTTGAGAGGGGATGAATCCGCCGGGGTCGCGGTAAGCTTCTGGAGGGGGGCGGGAACAGCGTTCCTGACATGATCGTTCAGGCTGGGTTCAGGCGCGTCGATTCACTCTGATCGCCTGTCGAGGGTAAATCGCGCGGTCCTCCACTCTGGCCGCGCTGTCGACCAGAAGGAGGACGTCGACCATGAAACGTCTGCTAATGGCCTTTGCCGCCGCCGCCTGTGTGGCCGGACCGATGACCATGGTGGCCACCGAGGCTTCCGCCCAGAACCGTGATCGTTACGAACGCCGCGACGACCGACGCGACTACCGTCGTGAGCGCCGCGACGATCGTCGGGACTACCGTCAGGATCGCCGTGAAGATCGCCGGGACTACCGTCAGGACCGCCGCGAAGCCCGCTGGGACCGCGCCCGTCACAACGGCTACTACTACCGCAACCGCTGGCACTACGGCCCGCCGCCGAGCGCCTACTACAACGACCCCTACTACCGCCCGGGCTACGCCGCCTGGCGGCGTGGGGCCTATCTGCCGAGCTACTACCGGTCGAACGACTACCGGATCTACGACTACGGTCGCTACCGCCTGCGCCCGCCGCCGCGCGGCTACTACTGGTACCGCTCGGGCGACGACTTCCTGCTGGCCGCCATTGCCACCGGCCTGATCTTCGAGGTCATCAGCCACTAGGCCGAAACTGAAATGGAAACGCCCCGGAGGAGACTCCGGGGCGCTTTTCGTGGGCGACTCCTGCCGTCCGTAAACCTCTCCTCCCCGCCGCTGCGCGGTCAGGGCTAGCGGATGACCCGAGCGCCCTTGCCGTGCATGACCGCCTCGACTTCGCTGGCCCGCACCATCGAGGTGTCGCCGGGCGTCGTCATGGCCAGCGCCCCATGGGCCGCGCCGTACTCGACCGCCGCCTGCGGGCCCTTGCCCTCCAGGAAGCCGTAGGCCAGCCCGGAGGCGAAGCCGTCGCCGCCGCCAACGCGGTCGTAGATCTCCAGGTTCTCGCGCATCTGCGAGGCGTAGAACTCGCCGCCCGCCCAGAGGATGGCCGACCAGTCGTTGAAGGTGGCGGTCTTAGCATTGCGCAGCGTCGTGGCCGCGACCTTGAAGTTCGGGAACTCGCGGACCGCCGTGGCGATCATGGTCTTGAAGTTGGCCGGGTCGATGGCGCTGATGTGCTCATCGAGCCCTTCGACCTCGAAGCCAAGGCAGGCGGTGAAGTCCTCCTCATTGCCGATCATCACATCGACGTACTGGGCGATCTCGCGGTTGATCGCCTGGGCGCCCGGCTTGCCGCCCTGGCTCTTCCACAGGCTGGCCCGGTAGTTGAGGTCGTAGGAGACGACCGTGCCGTACTTGCGGGCCGCCTTGACCGCCTCGATGACCGCCTGGGCCGTGTTGGGCGACAGGGCCGCGAAGATGCCGCCGGTGTGGAACCAGCGCACGCCTTCCTCGCCAAACAGCCGGTCCCAGTCGACTTCGCCCGGAGCGATCTGACTGGCGGCCGAGTTGGCGCGGTCGGAGCAGCCGAGGGCGGCGCGAACACCGAAGCCTTTTTCGGTGAAGTTGAGGCCGACACGGGTGTTGCGGCCGATGCCGTCGAACTCGCGCCAGATGACATGGCTGGTGTCGACCCCGCCCTGCATCATCAGATCCTCGACCAGCCAGCCGAGGTCATTGACCGGCAAGGCGGTGACGGCGGCGGCGCGCTTGCCCCAGCATTTGCGCATGGCGCGGGCGACATTGTACTCCCCGCCCCCCTCCCAGACGTTGAACTGGCGGGCGTTGCGCACCCGGCCATGACCGGGATCGAAGCGCAGCATCACCTCGCCGAAGGAGACGCAGTCCCAGCGGCAGTCTTCGGCGGGGCGGAGGGTGAGGATGTCGCTCATTTTTTCCGGTATTTCTCGATCAGCTGGACGGTCTCACGGACCTTGGTTTCGATGCCGGCCCAGTCCCTGGCGTCCAGCAGGTCCTGGGTGATCAGCTTGCTGCCCATGCCGGCGGCGACGATGCCGGCCCCGAACCAGGCCTTGACGCTGTCCTCGGTGGGATCGACCCCGCCGGTCGGCATGATGCGGGTCCAGGGCATGGGGCCGAGCACGGCCTTGACGAACTCCGGGCCGCCGACCTGCGTGCCCGGGAAGACCTTGACGATCTCGCAGCCCAGCTCCTGGGCGTAGGAGATTTCCGAGGCCGAGCCGCAGCCCGGGCTGTAGGGGATCATCCGGCGGTTACAGACCCTGGCGACGTCGGCGTTGAGGATCGGGCCGACGACGAACTTGGCCCCATTGGCGATGTAGATGCCGGCCGTCGGCGCATCGACCACCGAGCCGACGCCCATGACCACGCGCGGATCGGCCTTGGCGAAATGGCGGGCGACGTCGAGGAAGACGTGCGCCGCGAAGTCGCCGCGATTGGTGAACTCGATACAGGGCGCGCCGCCGTTGACGCAGGCCTGGATGACGTTGACGCAGACCTCCGGGTCCGGGTGGTAGAAGACCGGGATAACCCCCTGCTTCATCATCGCTGAAAGAACGGACATCCGGTCGTGAGTCATCACGCGCTCCTGTGAACTGCCTGGGGCGCCAGCCTAGCTGAAAAGAATGGGCGCCGGGGTCACGTCCCGGCGCCCAGTTTGCGCAAGGAGGTAGGTTAGAAGGTGTAGCGGAAGCCGACGAAGAACTGCCGGCCGGTGTGGTGGTAGACGCTGGAGCGATCGCCGGTGGACGAGATGTACTGATCGTTGAACTCGTCTGTCAGGTTCAGCCCCTCGGCCGTGATGGTCAGCTTGTCGGTGACCTTGAAGGAGGCCGAAGCATCGACATTGAGCGTCGCCTTCTTGCCTTCCACGTCGTTGAGGTTGGTCGCCCCGACCGCCGCGCTGCTGTTCCGCCCCGGCACCGTCTGAAGGTAGTCGTCGCGGTAGGCGGCGGAGACACGGGCGCTGAACCGGTCGTCCTCGTAGTAGATCGTCGCGTTGTAGGCGGTGGGCGACAGGTTCACGAGGTCGTCGGTCACCTTGACCGGTGAGGTGGCCGAGACGGCGTACTCGATCTCCGATTCCACGTAGGTGTAGTTGAGCACCAGGCCGGTGTTGCGAAGCAGCCCGGGCAGGAAGGTGAACGGTTGCTGGTAGCTGATCTCGAAGCCCTTCAGCGGGCCGCCCTCGGTATTGATCGGGCTGGTCACGTCGTAAGCCGTGGAGCCATCCTGGCCCGGGGGCAGCAGGGTGAGCGGCAGGCCGGTCGTGTCGTAGGGCCGGTTTTCCCGCAGGGTCTGAATGTAGCTGTCGATGTCCTTGTAGAACAGGGCGACGGAGAGCAGGGAATCCTTGGCGAAATACCATTCGAAGCTCAGATCGTAGGTCTTGGCCTCGAAGGGATCGAGCAGCGGATTGCCGGAAACCACCGTGCGAGCCGCCGTGTTGACCGTGCCGCCCGGCGACAGGTTCTGCAACTGCGGCCGCGCCATCACCTTGGCCGCGCCGAAGCGGATCAGGAACTGGTCGGTCACGTCGAAGGCCAGGTTCAACGACGGCAGAACGTCGCTGTACTCGTTGCCGACGACAACCTTGGTGGCGCCGCCGGTCGCCAGGTAGCCGCTCGCCTCGATGTCGGTCTTCACGGACCGCAGGCCGAAGTCACCGCGCAGGCCGTGGCCGAAGATTTCGGTGCGGAATTCGCCCATCAGGTAGACGCTGGAGGCGGTTTCGATGGCGCCGCGATTGTTGCCGCGCGCCGACCCGTTGGTCTCGCCGGCGAGGGTGAAGTCGCCGCCGGTCACGCCGGTGTTGCAGTTGCAGTAGATGTCGTACAGCCGGGCGATGGCGCGCACGTCCGGCACGACCCAGCTGCGGTGCAGACCGCCGGAGCCGTAGCCGGTCAGCACCTTGGAGATGTCGGCGATGGTCACGCCGGGCGGCAGGGCCGGGACCGAGGTCTCGCTTGCGCGCCGCTTTTCGAAGCTCTCGAAGGTGAACTCCGACCAGTTGATGCCGGCCTTGACCGTCAGCCAATCGGTCGCGTCCCAGGCCATGTCGTAGCGGACAGTCTTGTAGGCGTTGTCGACGCCCTGCGGCCGGATGCGGATTTCAGTGCCGGTGGCGCCGGCGCCCGGCGTGTTGATCCACTGCCAGTTGGCGGGGTTGGCGACGTCGAAGCCGTAGTTGATCTTCGGTTGGCGATCATTGCCCCGGAAGTCCCAGCTGTAGCCGTCGATATCGAGGCGATCGAGGGTGACCGTGGTCTGCAGCGGGTTGCGGAACACCGAGAGCGCGCTGCCGAGCACGAAGTTGGCCCGCCACTGGTCGTTGAACTCGTGGTCCAGTTCGAAGGTGTACTGGGTGAACTCCGTCTCAAGGGCGTCGAAACGCGACTCGCTGCGGACATCGACATCATCGAAGAGGCCGTAGACGAGGTTGCCGCGGCTATCGACTTCCGCGGCCAGAACGTCGGTTGCACCCTTCCCCTGGGCGCCGGAACGGCTGAACGACAGGCTCTCGAGGAAGTCCTCCTGGCGGGTCGATTTGAGGTCGGCATAGAGGACATCGAACGAGAAGGTCGTGCCCTCGCGAGGCATCCACTGCAGGCTGCCGGTGATCCCCAGCCGTTCCTGGCTGTGCGTCAGGCGACCGTAGCGGGGAATGCGGGGCGAATAGATGGAGTCCCGGGTCGCCGGGGCGCAGACCGCGGCGGCGGCGGCGCTGCAGGACTGGAACGCCGAGCCGGTGGCGCCCGAGTCGGCCCAGCGCACGGAGCTGAAGCCCTCTTCCAGGAGGTCACGTTCGCTGTAGGCGATCGAGAACAGCGCGCCGAGGTTCCCGCTATCGGTCTGGTCGGACCATAGGAAGGCGCCACGCGGGTTATACTCGCTGGCCAGGTCGTTGTAGCCGTACTGGCCGGCGAGGGTCAGGACACGGTCCTTGAAGTCGAACGGTCGCGAGGTGCGCAGATCGACCGTCGCGCCGAGCGAGCCTTCCTCGACCGCCGCCGACTGCGTCTTGCGGACGGTGATGGAGTTGAACAGTTCCGAGGCGAAGATGTTGAAGTCGAACTGGCGCGTGCGGTTGGCGCCGCCGGAGCTGTCGGTGCCGCCGGTCGTCGCCAGGGCCTGGATGCCGTTGACCCGGATGCGAGTGAAGTCTGAACCGAGCCCGCGGACAGTGATCGAACGGCCCTCGCCGGCGTCACGGTCGATGGAAACCCCGGGAATACGCTGAATGGCCTCAGCCAGGTTCAGATCAGGAAAGTCGGCGATGTCTTCGGCCTTGATCGAGTCGACGACCGCCGTCTCCTGGCGCTTGGCGGCGATGGCGTTGGCCAGACTACCCTTGAAGCCGGTGACGACAACCACCTCGACGTCGCCGTCTTCGGTCGTCGCCGGCGCCTCCTGCGCCGAGGCATAGCCGGCGGCGCCGAGCGCGACGGTCATGGCCGCCAGCGACGCGCCACAACGGAGCGCGAAGCCGCGCGAACGATCCTTGTTGGACATCCTGTAGTCCCTCCCCTTTCAGGCTCGTCCGCGGTCTGACGCCGCCGTCCTGCCTACCTGTGACACGATCCGGGACCGGCGCCCTCCTGGCAACGCCCCCGGGTTGGTGACACCGGTGTCATTACAAGTCGGAACTTGTTTGACACCGGTATCATCGGCGTTGATATCTCGCTTTCGAACGATTTGACAAGCCCCTCCGCCGAACTTCCGCCGAAGTTCACCTAACGGGAGAATTCGAACGTGAGCCGTCTTGCCGCCTGCCTGCTGGGCGCCGCCTGCGCCGCTTTCGCCCATCCGGCGGCCGCCGCCGATCCCCTGCCCGCCTTCCCCGGCGCCGAGGGACACGGACGGTTTTCGCAGGGCGGCCGGGGCGGGGCGGTGCTTTTCGTGACCAATCTGGACGACGCCGGACCTGGCAGCCTGCGCGCCGCCGTAGAGGCCAAGGGGCCGCGGACGGTGGTGTTCGAGACGGCCGGAACCATCCGGCTGAAATCGCCCCTGAAGGTCTCCCGCGGCCGCATCACCATCGCCGGCCAGACCGCGCCGGGCGATGGAATTACCCTGGCCGACCAGCCGCTGATCATCGCCGCCGACGATGTGGTGGTGCGCTTCCTGCGGGTGCGGCTGGGCGGAGAGTCTGGTGTCCAGGAGGACGCGGTCACGGTCTCGCGCGGCCGCCGCATCATGCTCGACCACATCTCGGCCAGCTGGTCGGTGGACGAGACCCTGTCGGTGGGCAGCCGCTACAGCCCGCCGGAGGATGGCGTCTACGACGTCACCGTGCAGTGGAGCCTGATCGGCGAGAGCCTGAACCGGTCGCTGCACGAGAAGGGCCGCCACGGCTACGGCAGCCTGATCCGGGGCGGCCACGGGGCGAGGATGAGCTTCCACCACAACCTGTGGGCCAGTCATCAGGCGCGGATGCCGAGACCCGGCAACTACAACGGCCCGGAGGTGGATCCGCTTGGCCCCTTCATCGAGTTCCGCAACAACGTCTTCTACAACTGGGGCGGCGGCCATGCGGGCTACAACGCCGACACGGCGGCGCTGGCGGCCTACGACTTCGTCGGCAACAGCTACCTGCCCGGGCCCGACAGCGTCGGCCGGCTGGCCTTCTGCGAGGACAACAGCCTGTCGCGGGCCTGGTTCGCCGACAACAGCATGGCGGGCGTGGTTCCGGCCGATCCCTGGAGCCTGGTCGGATGCAAGCCGCCGGCCGGGTATCGGGCGACGGGTCCCCTCGCCGCCTCGAATGTCACGACCACGTCGTCAGCGGTGGCGGCGGAGGCGGTGCTGGCGCGGGCCGGCGCCTCGAAGGCGCGCGACGCGGTGGACCTGCGTATCGTGGCAGGCGTGAGGGACGGAAGGGGCCGGCTGATCGACAGCGAAACCCAGGTCGGCGGCTGGCCGGCGCTGAAGGCTGGGGCGGCGCCGGCGGACGTGGACCGCGACGGGATGGCGGATGCCTGGGAGCGCCAGCACGGGCTCGACCCGTCCGATGGCACGGATGGCGCCGGTGACAAGGACGGTGATGGCTACACGAACCTGGAGGCTTACCTGAGCAGCCTGACCTAGCCGGTATTACGCAGGCCCGCCGCGATCCCCGTCACTGTCAGCTGGATCGCCAGCCGCGTCTCCTCGCTGTCATCGCCCTTGCGGCGGCGGCTGAGAAGTTCCAGCTGCAAGTGGTTGAGGGGCCTGACGGAACCAGCAGCCAGCGCGACGGACTCGGCCAGGTCGGGGCGGTCATCGAGGAGCTTCGTTCCGCCCCGGATCGCCAGGGCCAGATCGACGGCCGCGTCATGCTCGCGGCGGATGGCGTCGAAGATCGGGTCGGCCGAGGCGCGGTCCTCGCACAGGGCCGCATAGCGCACCGCCAGAGCCATATCGCTCTGGGCCAGGGCCAGTTCCATGTTGGACAACAGGGCCTCGACGATGTCGAACTCGGCGGCCAGTTCTGCCAGCCGGGCCGGCTCCAGACCCGCCCGCTGCGCGCCGCCGGCCAGGCCGTACCAGCCCGGCAGCATGATCCGCGCCTGCGACCAGCTGAACACCCAGGGAATGGCCCGCAGGTCTTCGATGCGGCGGCTCTTGGTCCGTGAAGCGGGGCGGCTGCCGATGTTGAGCGTGACGATCTCGGCGATCGGGGTGGCGGACCAGAAGAAATCCTCGAAGCCCGGGGTGTCGTAGACGAGGGCGCGATAGTGGGCGAAGGCGCCGGCGGCCAGGGCGTCCATGGCTTCGACCGCCCTGGGGTGGACGGGGTCGCGCGGCCGGGCGGTGGCGGTGAGGACGGCGGCGGTCAGGCCCTCGAGGTTGCGGCGGGCGGTGGGCTGGTCGCCGAAGCGGCGGAAGATCATCTCGCCCTGCTCGGTCATCCGCAGGCGGCCCTGGACGGTGCCGGGTGGCTGGGCCAGCACGGCCTCGGCGGCGGGACCCCCGCCCCGGCCGACCGAGCCGCCTCGGCCGTGGAAGATGCGCAGGCCGACGCCCAGCCGGTCACATTCGGCGGCCAGGGCCGTGGCGGCCCGGGCCACGCCCCAGCGGGAGGCGACATAGCCGCCGTCCTTGTTGCTGTCCGAATAGCCGACCATCACCTCCTGCACCGGCGACGGGCCGAGCAGGGACCTGGCGGCGTCGGTCTCCAGCCAGGCGCGGAGCACGGCCGGGCCCGCCTCCAGGTCGCCGATGGTTTCGAACAACGGGCTGACGCGCACCGCGGCGCGCGGCTGGGCGCCGCCCCAGACCAGGCCAGACTGCTTCAGAAGGACCAGGGGTTCGAGGATGTCGGAGACGGTGGCCGACTTGGAGACGACATAGGCGCCGATGGCCGCCGGGCCGTAGTCGGCAATGGCGCGGGCGGCGGCGTCGATGATCGACAGCTCGCGGGCCGTCTCCTCGCCATAGGCGGTGAAAGGCGAGCGCAGCGGGCGCGGGGTGGCCAGTTCCTCGAGCAGGATGGCGACGCGGGCGTCCTCGCTCAGCGCCAGGTAGTCGGCTTCGCCGCCGGCTTGTTTGAGAAGGTCGGCGATGACCCGCTCATGGACATCGGAGTTCTGCCGCAGATCGACCGAAAGCAGGTGGAAGCCGGCGGCCCGGGCCAGGGCCAGCAGGGTCTTGAGCCGGCCGCCGACCAGGCGCGCGCCGCCATGGGTTTCCAGCGAGACGCGGATGACCTCAAGGTCGGCGATGAAGGCCTCGGGGGCGTCATAGGCGGGGCCGTCCGGATCGCTGACGGCATAGGCGACCCGCGTCCCCGTCAGCTTGACCGAGGTGGCGCAGAGGCGGTCGAAGATGCGTTCGAAGGCTAGACGATAGGGTTCATCCAGGCGATGGACGCTCGGCTGGTCAGCCTGCATGGCCAGCGCCAGCAGGGACTCGGAGGCTGGCCCATAGGCGGTCGAGATGGCCAGGTCCGACCACAGCCGTCGCACCTCGGAAGCATAGTGGTCGAGGATCAGCCGGGCCTGCGACTTCAAGGCCAGCGCCAGAGTCTCGGCTCCGACCCCGGGGTGGCCGTCGCGGTCGCCGCCCAGCCAGGTGCCGAGCTTGAGGATGGGACCGAGCTCGCCGATCTCCTCACCCCAGCGGTCGTAGAGCTCGATCAGGGCCGGCAGGATGGCGGTGCGCACCACCGACAGGGCGTTGCGGATCTCGTCGGCGACGGTGATCTTCTCGGGCCGGTAGAGCCGGGTGCGCCAGAGCAGAGCCGTCTCGCGGAACAGATCCTCGCGGATCTGGCGGTCGAGGGCCGGCGGCAGGTGATGGCGGCGCAGGGCCATCAGCCGGGCGATCTCGACCTGGCGCTCGACCAGGGCCCGGCGGCGAACCTCGGTCGGGTGGGCGGTGAGCACCGGGGTGACCGACAGACCGGTCAGCGCCCGGGCGCCGGGCTCGCCGAGCGCCTTGAGGGCGTCGGCCAGGGTGGCGGTCTCTGCCTGGCTTTCGGCCTCGGCTTCGGCCCGGCGGCCGGCGACATCCTCGCCGATGTTGGCCAGCATGGAGGCGCAGGCGAAGGCTCGGGCCAGCAGCGAGGCTTCCGATGGGGTCACCGCGTTGAACAGGAAGCCGAGATGAGGCGCTTCGCCACCCTCTCCGGCGGCGGCCCGGGCCGCCTCGACCAGACGGGCGGCATCCTCGCCATCAAGATAGCGGATGGCCTCGGCGAGCAGGTCGCCGAGCAGCGCCAGGTTCTTGCGGACCTGGCCATTGGAGGACACCCCTCCGGTGTTCGCGGAACCGGTCAGCGGGCCAGCCATCCCCCGTCCACGGGCAGGATGGCGCCATGCACATAGTTCGAGGCCGCCGAGGCCAGGAACACGGCCGCGCCGCCAAGATCCGACGGCTGGCCCCAACGGCCGGCCGGGATGCGCTCGAGGATGGACTTGTTGCGCGCCTCGTCGGCCCGCAGGGCCTCGGTGTTGTTGGTCGAGAAATAGCCGGGCGCGATGGCGTTCACATTGATTCCCTTGACCGCCCACTCGTTGGCGAGCAGGCGGGTCAGACCGGCGATGCCGCTCTTGCTTGCCGCGTAGGAAGCCACGCGCACGCCGCC
The nucleotide sequence above comes from Caulobacter sp. NIBR1757. Encoded proteins:
- a CDS encoding polysaccharide biosynthesis/export family protein, with the translated sequence MASAPVAANAWWPFGGKDKDRPTAAPRGQAFPDIAYADWSEAEPAYRVYPGDELEISIASAPELNKTGFIQPDGRIALPLVGPVMVADRTLPEVEAALAQAYSRELLRPQVTVGVKTAQPLKVFVYGEVEKAGIYDMPGDINSLQAVAMAGGFKTSAKRKQVVILRRTADGRFMRRTVDLLKGSNQGGADLVPLRRFDLVYVPRSEVAEANLFLQQYFRDLIPISFGFSYDLNPNSNN
- a CDS encoding TonB-dependent receptor; protein product: MSNKDRSRGFALRCGASLAAMTVALGAAGYASAQEAPATTEDGDVEVVVVTGFKGSLANAIAAKRQETAVVDSIKAEDIADFPDLNLAEAIQRIPGVSIDRDAGEGRSITVRGLGSDFTRIRVNGIQALATTGGTDSSGGANRTRQFDFNIFASELFNSITVRKTQSAAVEEGSLGATVDLRTSRPFDFKDRVLTLAGQYGYNDLASEYNPRGAFLWSDQTDSGNLGALFSIAYSERDLLEEGFSSVRWADSGATGSAFQSCSAAAAAVCAPATRDSIYSPRIPRYGRLTHSQERLGITGSLQWMPREGTTFSFDVLYADLKSTRQEDFLESLSFSRSGAQGKGATDVLAAEVDSRGNLVYGLFDDVDVRSESRFDALETEFTQYTFELDHEFNDQWRANFVLGSALSVFRNPLQTTVTLDRLDIDGYSWDFRGNDRQPKINYGFDVANPANWQWINTPGAGATGTEIRIRPQGVDNAYKTVRYDMAWDATDWLTVKAGINWSEFTFESFEKRRASETSVPALPPGVTIADISKVLTGYGSGGLHRSWVVPDVRAIARLYDIYCNCNTGVTGGDFTLAGETNGSARGNNRGAIETASSVYLMGEFRTEIFGHGLRGDFGLRSVKTDIEASGYLATGGATKVVVGNEYSDVLPSLNLAFDVTDQFLIRFGAAKVMARPQLQNLSPGGTVNTAARTVVSGNPLLDPFEAKTYDLSFEWYFAKDSLLSVALFYKDIDSYIQTLRENRPYDTTGLPLTLLPPGQDGSTAYDVTSPINTEGGPLKGFEISYQQPFTFLPGLLRNTGLVLNYTYVESEIEYAVSATSPVKVTDDLVNLSPTAYNATIYYEDDRFSARVSAAYRDDYLQTVPGRNSSAAVGATNLNDVEGKKATLNVDASASFKVTDKLTITAEGLNLTDEFNDQYISSTGDRSSVYHHTGRQFFVGFRYTF
- a CDS encoding Wzz/FepE/Etk N-terminal domain-containing protein, giving the protein MAYAGNWTTVPHDPPARADWAGRPRYAPSDFVTLLWREKGLMLLVFLLLFVIGAGFSFTLKKSYTAGSSVLVQLGQEYVYEPRAGDAARGAVPDTDSLVASEAEILLSAQLRERTLRKLGLANVYPAAGKVYDAAPAAEKPLILAKAVQDMGESMNVATTPQNPVIRISFEHEDPAVAARVLNTFLEEYLTYRRTVLVQTASPALERQRVLFEERLAQADTAYQEFLQNNNLGDFAATKASMTQLIGQLEGQRYTLEASIQERQGRLAGLETQLTGFSPTTTLYSDVNTADSDQLAKLKVQREDLRSRYTPDSQTLQNIDAQIRTLEAAVAAGRTTAPGARRMGPNPVYQTLVTEKAQLVAEISSLKSARDTNAAQYVEATTKLQQLAELEPQFTELTRDRDILQSSVRDYTVKEQQDDAARMMAAESNDNIRIFERASPPAKGASLKKPVLILAFLFAAFSALCAGLLRMFLRPGMPTPASASRTLDLPVLGAAPYKVR
- a CDS encoding bifunctional 4-hydroxy-2-oxoglutarate aldolase/2-dehydro-3-deoxy-phosphogluconate aldolase, yielding MTHDRMSVLSAMMKQGVIPVFYHPDPEVCVNVIQACVNGGAPCIEFTNRGDFAAHVFLDVARHFAKADPRVVMGVGSVVDAPTAGIYIANGAKFVVGPILNADVARVCNRRMIPYSPGCGSASEISYAQELGCEIVKVFPGTQVGGPEFVKAVLGPMPWTRIMPTGGVDPTEDSVKAWFGAGIVAAGMGSKLITQDLLDARDWAGIETKVRETVQLIEKYRKK
- a CDS encoding sugar kinase, which encodes MSDILTLRPAEDCRWDCVSFGEVMLRFDPGHGRVRNARQFNVWEGGGEYNVARAMRKCWGKRAAAVTALPVNDLGWLVEDLMMQGGVDTSHVIWREFDGIGRNTRVGLNFTEKGFGVRAALGCSDRANSAASQIAPGEVDWDRLFGEEGVRWFHTGGIFAALSPNTAQAVIEAVKAARKYGTVVSYDLNYRASLWKSQGGKPGAQAINREIAQYVDVMIGNEEDFTACLGFEVEGLDEHISAIDPANFKTMIATAVREFPNFKVAATTLRNAKTATFNDWSAILWAGGEFYASQMRENLEIYDRVGGGDGFASGLAYGFLEGKGPQAAVEYGAAHGALAMTTPGDTSMVRASEVEAVMHGKGARVIR
- a CDS encoding pectate lyase; translated protein: MSRLAACLLGAACAAFAHPAAAADPLPAFPGAEGHGRFSQGGRGGAVLFVTNLDDAGPGSLRAAVEAKGPRTVVFETAGTIRLKSPLKVSRGRITIAGQTAPGDGITLADQPLIIAADDVVVRFLRVRLGGESGVQEDAVTVSRGRRIMLDHISASWSVDETLSVGSRYSPPEDGVYDVTVQWSLIGESLNRSLHEKGRHGYGSLIRGGHGARMSFHHNLWASHQARMPRPGNYNGPEVDPLGPFIEFRNNVFYNWGGGHAGYNADTAALAAYDFVGNSYLPGPDSVGRLAFCEDNSLSRAWFADNSMAGVVPADPWSLVGCKPPAGYRATGPLAASNVTTTSSAVAAEAVLARAGASKARDAVDLRIVAGVRDGRGRLIDSETQVGGWPALKAGAAPADVDRDGMADAWERQHGLDPSDGTDGAGDKDGDGYTNLEAYLSSLT
- a CDS encoding RcnB family protein, with translation MKRLLMAFAAAACVAGPMTMVATEASAQNRDRYERRDDRRDYRRERRDDRRDYRQDRREDRRDYRQDRREARWDRARHNGYYYRNRWHYGPPPSAYYNDPYYRPGYAAWRRGAYLPSYYRSNDYRIYDYGRYRLRPPPRGYYWYRSGDDFLLAAIATGLIFEVISH
- a CDS encoding sel1 repeat family protein, with the protein product MMMSHETEAHLPLPGPDTSGDELFRMGMLYSTGQGGAPLDYVSAHMLFNLAAMRGSMEARLYRKELSQEMASDEVAEAQRQAREWLARA